Proteins encoded in a region of the Neoarius graeffei isolate fNeoGra1 chromosome 3, fNeoGra1.pri, whole genome shotgun sequence genome:
- the vrtn gene encoding vertnin produces MIQRKEVVLSVLEELQDATESMGLGALIKVALEVEQVLAPFCLPTALCSEISSWMGIDAMAHRLYPADAPAGLLPLVCKGEGNLLFDATSMLLVGSTSLSLELQVRTVVEMLLWKQYYLCGMIDSKVMLQASRFSLCAEESQDMLKLPMQVLEAIFDADIKASCFPNSFANMWHVYALASVLKCNIYSIYPMYNLKIRPYFNRLIRPRTWPKHSEPLTLHIMWSGELEAGSIFKPRHFVALIHASDLKIGSPGSEQRLSSVKVLDLLNEDLQLSYSTLKDKFNITKSTFYRWRRQSMEYHKKSVARYEAKHFFQACYKEGKLIPQNQFREFFPEISRSTYYAWKHELMATGSIGSGGSTGEVSPGDSNEQDYWSSPESMKQPIQETFTSMLALKSEKLEGDRFQNAALMQEAKKSLQNCIATNTSFPYRVFKRRFPGISRSTYYNWRREALLFRPFKDLPGSREESSHPNKVQNPKGKLLPPVLLPSHRVIPRVRLSRCSQKSLRLIYLQKKKLREEAKARVQKSKISLFKFKLKFPSISSYYYWIWRYNKAEKGRGLGFQIEINKPESVNATTDRLKQEENQGCFTFDGNAEFLSNHMINASPEFSPSYCPLSDKTNNTTTTNNNNNNNEQMFVMDVVALANFKAKAKLFLQQRFEEKSFPTFKEFRSYFPLTPRSTYYMWKRALHHGVPLIHG; encoded by the coding sequence ATGATTCAGAGGAAAGAGGTGGTGCTGTCTGTCCTGGAAGAGCTCCAGGATGCCACCGAGTCCATGGGCTTGGGTGCCCTGATAAAAGTGGCCCTTGAGGTGGAGCAAGTCCTCGCTCCTTTTTGCCTCCCGACAGCGCTATGCTCGGAGATCTCCTCTTGGATGGGCATCGATGCCATGGCTCACAGACTTTACCCTGCAGATGCCCCAGCTGGCCTGCTTCCTCTGGTCTGCAAAGGGGAGGgtaacctgctgtttgatgccacTAGCATGCTTCTGGTAGGTTCTACAAGCCTGAGTTTGGAGCTGCAGGTCAGGACGGTGGTGGAGATGCTCCTGTGGAAGCAGTACTACCTGTGCGGAATGATCGATTCCAAGGTCATGCTGCAGGCATCTAGGTTTTCGCTCTGTGCTGAAGAATCACAAGACATGCTCAAGCTGCCGATGCAGGTTCTGGAGGCCATCTTCGATGCTGACATCAAGGCTTCTTGTTTTCCAAACTCGTTTGCAAACATGTGGCATGTCTATGCTCTGGCTTCCGTCCTCAAGTGCAACATCTACTCCATTTACCCAATGTATAACCTCAAGATCAGGCCCTATTTCAATCGTCTAATCCGTCCCAGAACGTGGCCCAAGCACTCCGAGCCACTGACCCTCCACATCATGTGGTCTGGCGAGCTTGAGGCTGGCTCCATTTTCAAACCTCGCCACTTTGTGGCCTTGATTCATGCCAGTGATCTAAAAATTGGAAGCCCAGGGAGTGAGCAACGATTGTCATCGGTGAAGGTTCTGGATCTGCTCAATGAGGATTTACAACTTTCCTACTCCACCCTGAAAGACAAGTTCAACATCACGAAAAGCACCTTCTATCGCTGGAGGAGGCAAAGCATGGAGTATCATAAGAAGTCAGTTGCCAGGTATGAAGCCAAACACTTTTTCCAGGCCTGCTACAAAGAAGGCAAGCTCATACCCCAGAACCAGTTCCGAGAGTTCTTCCCAGAAATCTCCAGATCCACGTATTATGCCTGGAAACATGAACTCATGGCTACTGGAAGTATCGGTTCTGGAGGTTCCACTGGAGAGGTAAGCCCTGGAGATAGCAATGAGCAGGACTACTGGTCCTCTCCAGAAAGCATGAAGCAGCCCATCCAGGAGACCTTCACTAGCATGTTGGCGCTCAAGTCTGAGAAACTGGAAGGAGATCGATTCCAGAATGCAGCTCTGATGCAAGAAGCAAAGAAAAGCCTCCAGAACTGCATCGCCACCAACACATCATTTCCGTACCGTGTATTCAAGCGAAGGTTTCCAGGAATCTCAAGATCAACTTACTACAATTGGAGGAGGGAAGCCTTGCTCTTCAGGCCGTTCAAAGACCTGCCAGGAAGCAGGGAAGAAAGCTCGCATCCGAATAAAGTTCAGAATCCAAAAGGGAAGCTGTTACCGCCGGTTTTGCTGCCGAGTCACAGAGTAATCCCGAGAGTCCGGCTCTCGAGGTGCAGTCAGAAGAGTCTCCGGCTGATCTACCTTCAGAAGAAGAAACTCAGAGAGGAAGCCAAAGCACGTGTTCAGAAGTCCAAGATCTCACTGTTTAAATTCAAGCTCAAGTTCCCATCAATATCATCGTATTACTACTGGATTTGGAGGTATAATAAAGCTGAGAAAGGGCGTGGTCTGGGCTTTCAGATTGAGATCAATAAACCGGAAAGTGTCAATGCCACGACCGATCGTCTGAAGCAGGAGGAAAATCAGGGATGCTTTACTTTTGATGGAAATGCTGAGTTCTTGAGCAACCATATGATCAATGCCAGCCCCGAGTTCTCCCCATCATACTGTCCTCTATCTGACAAGAccaacaacaccaccaccaccaacaacaacaacaacaacaacgagcaAATGTTTGTGATGGATGTCGTGGCATTGGCGAACTTCAAGGCCAAGGCGAAACTGTTTCTCCAGCAGCGCTTTGAGGAGAAATCGTTCCCGACATTCAAAGAGTTCAGGTCTTACTTTCCTCTCACTCCACGTTCCACCTATTACATGTGGAAGAGGGCTTTGCATCACGGTGTGCCATTAATTCACGGATAA